A region from the Corynebacterium halotolerans YIM 70093 = DSM 44683 genome encodes:
- a CDS encoding pyridoxamine 5'-phosphate oxidase family protein, whose translation MANYSDVYRELTLDQSLARLAGTQPGRVVVHRTGEIDIFPVNFVVDAGNVYFRTAEGSKLFTIHLNNDVLFEADGRDGDTVWSVIVRGTATVLNNTDEIAHAETLGLKPWLPTLKYNWVRIAPGEITGRAFEVTEEPERY comes from the coding sequence ATGGCCAACTACAGCGATGTCTACCGCGAGCTCACCCTCGACCAGTCCCTCGCCCGTCTGGCCGGGACCCAGCCGGGCCGGGTGGTCGTCCACCGCACGGGCGAAATCGACATCTTCCCGGTCAACTTCGTCGTCGACGCCGGGAACGTCTACTTCCGCACGGCCGAGGGGTCCAAGCTGTTCACCATCCACCTCAACAACGATGTGCTCTTCGAGGCCGACGGCCGCGACGGGGACACCGTCTGGTCCGTCATCGTGCGCGGCACCGCGACTGTCCTCAACAACACCGACGAGATCGCCCACGCCGAGACCCTGGGCCTGAAGCCCTGGCTCCCGACGCTGAAGTACAACTGGGTGCGCATCGCCCCCGGGGAGATCACGGGCCGTGCGTTCGAGGTCACCGAGGAACCCGAGCGCTACTGA
- a CDS encoding DsbA family protein translates to MSTKVSDPNKKGGAGFLWAIVAVVVIAIVVIGYIIFSGQGAKTEHLADREYEEVAFTADYHDGMVTLAAEDVADDAAEVHLYEDFSCPHCATLAENTDADMKNAIEDGQLVVNVHPLNFLDRGNTDGHSTQAVAAILAVAETGDPALYWNYRSVLMEEQEDIYNKWSNDDFANAAEELGAPGDVVDSIRNGEYHDQAIEVAQGNAQQLEEQTGSVSSPRVLQNGQDVEVADINQWVDAVVGQ, encoded by the coding sequence GTGAGCACAAAGGTCAGTGATCCGAACAAGAAGGGCGGGGCAGGCTTCCTCTGGGCCATCGTCGCCGTTGTGGTGATCGCCATCGTGGTGATCGGCTACATCATCTTCTCCGGCCAGGGCGCCAAAACCGAACACCTCGCGGACCGGGAGTACGAGGAAGTGGCCTTCACGGCCGACTACCACGACGGCATGGTCACCCTGGCCGCCGAGGACGTCGCTGACGATGCCGCCGAGGTCCACCTCTACGAGGACTTCTCCTGCCCCCACTGCGCCACGCTCGCGGAGAACACCGACGCGGACATGAAGAACGCCATCGAGGACGGCCAACTCGTGGTCAACGTCCACCCGCTGAACTTCCTGGACCGCGGTAACACCGACGGGCACTCCACTCAGGCCGTGGCCGCCATCCTGGCCGTCGCCGAGACCGGGGATCCGGCGCTGTACTGGAACTACCGCTCCGTCCTGATGGAGGAGCAGGAGGACATCTACAACAAGTGGAGCAACGACGACTTCGCCAACGCCGCCGAGGAGCTCGGCGCACCCGGCGACGTGGTCGACTCCATCCGCAACGGTGAATACCACGACCAGGCCATCGAGGTGGCTCAGGGCAACGCCCAGCAGCTGGAGGAGCAGACCGGTTCGGTCTCCTCCCCGCGTGTCCTCCAGAACGGCCAGGACGTCGAGGTCGCCGACATCAACCAGTGGGTCGACGCCGTCGTCGGCCAGTAG
- a CDS encoding DoxX family protein → MSTIEMTDEARRPAAGTGPTSTTAPSFLSGPRARVGLDLISFLARFGMAGIWLWAGFSKLGNEMGVAQSVLAYEMFTPEVANFIALVLPPLEIAAGLMLLLGIFLRPTGKITAFVLGLFTIGLIQAWVRGLAINCGCFTVNINDTGDHMTYFWAVLRDLGFLALSLWTAYRPFRKWALHP, encoded by the coding sequence GTGTCGACCATCGAAATGACTGACGAGGCGCGGCGGCCGGCGGCCGGAACCGGGCCGACGTCCACCACCGCACCGAGCTTCCTCAGCGGCCCGCGGGCCCGCGTGGGGCTCGACCTCATCAGCTTCCTCGCCCGCTTCGGCATGGCGGGGATCTGGCTGTGGGCCGGTTTCTCCAAGCTCGGCAACGAGATGGGCGTGGCCCAGTCCGTGCTGGCCTACGAGATGTTCACTCCCGAGGTGGCCAATTTCATCGCCCTGGTCCTGCCGCCGCTGGAGATCGCGGCGGGACTGATGCTCCTGCTGGGCATCTTCCTGCGTCCCACCGGCAAGATCACCGCTTTCGTCCTGGGGCTGTTCACCATCGGCCTCATCCAGGCCTGGGTGCGTGGACTGGCGATCAACTGCGGGTGCTTCACCGTGAACATCAACGATACCGGGGACCACATGACGTACTTCTGGGCGGTGCTGCGTGACCTCGGTTTCCTGGCGCTGTCGCTGTGGACCGCCTACCGTCCCTTCAGGAAGTGGGCCCTGCACCCCTGA
- the pgm gene encoding phosphoglucomutase (alpha-D-glucose-1,6-bisphosphate-dependent): protein MAHERAGQPARPEDLIDIAEVVTAYYTRTPDADNPDQQVTFGTSGHRGSSLDTAFNEAHILATTQAIVDYRSQRAWTGPLFIGRDTHALSEPAMVSALEVLLANDVDVLVDAAGRYTPTPAVSHAILAHNAGIRWGTATPSPAPADGIVITPSHNPPRDGGFKYNPPSGGPADTDATDWIANRANELLRGGLRDVKRTPVTGVLDERAHRHDYLGTYVADLPNVVDLAAIRDAGLSIGADPMGGASVDYWGAIAETHNLNLTVVNPQVDATWRFMTLDTDGKIRMDCSSPNAMASLIANRDRYDIATGNDADADRHGIVTPDHGLMNPNHYLAVAIEYLFAHRPGWAADTAVGKTLVSSSMIDRVVHRLGRTLNEVPVGFKWFVDGLQNGGIGFGGEESAGASFLRHNGKVWSTDKDGLILNLLAAEITAVTGKTPSRRYAELAEEFGAPAYARTDAPATREQKAILKKLSPEQVTATELAGEAITAKLTRAPGNAAPIGGLKVTTGNAWFAARPSGTEDKYKIYAESFRGEDHLRQVQDEAQAVVSAVLGQ, encoded by the coding sequence ATGGCACACGAGCGCGCCGGCCAGCCCGCCCGGCCCGAGGACCTCATCGACATCGCCGAGGTCGTCACCGCCTACTACACCCGCACGCCTGATGCGGACAACCCGGACCAGCAGGTGACCTTCGGCACCTCCGGCCACCGCGGCTCCTCCCTCGACACCGCCTTCAACGAGGCCCACATTCTGGCTACCACCCAGGCCATCGTCGACTACCGCTCCCAGCGCGCGTGGACTGGTCCGCTGTTCATCGGCCGGGACACCCACGCGCTCTCCGAGCCGGCGATGGTCTCCGCGCTCGAGGTGCTGCTGGCCAATGACGTTGACGTACTTGTCGACGCCGCGGGGCGCTACACCCCGACCCCGGCGGTCTCGCACGCGATTCTGGCCCACAACGCCGGAATCCGGTGGGGCACCGCCACGCCTTCGCCGGCCCCGGCCGACGGCATCGTGATCACCCCCTCCCACAACCCGCCGCGGGACGGCGGCTTCAAGTACAACCCGCCCAGCGGTGGCCCGGCCGACACCGACGCCACCGACTGGATCGCCAACCGTGCCAATGAGCTGCTTCGTGGCGGCCTCAGGGACGTCAAGCGCACTCCCGTCACGGGCGTGCTGGACGAACGCGCCCACCGCCATGACTACCTGGGCACCTACGTCGCCGATCTGCCGAACGTGGTCGACCTGGCCGCGATCAGGGACGCCGGGCTGTCCATCGGCGCCGACCCGATGGGAGGGGCCTCCGTGGACTACTGGGGCGCGATCGCCGAGACGCACAACCTGAATCTCACCGTGGTCAACCCGCAGGTGGACGCCACCTGGCGCTTCATGACCCTGGACACCGACGGCAAGATCCGCATGGACTGCTCGTCGCCGAACGCCATGGCCTCGCTGATCGCGAACCGTGACCGCTACGACATCGCCACCGGCAACGACGCCGACGCCGACCGCCACGGCATCGTCACCCCGGACCATGGCCTGATGAACCCCAACCACTACCTGGCCGTGGCCATCGAGTACCTCTTCGCCCACCGTCCGGGGTGGGCCGCCGACACCGCCGTGGGCAAGACCCTGGTCTCGTCCTCCATGATCGACCGCGTGGTGCACAGGCTCGGACGCACCCTCAACGAGGTCCCCGTCGGCTTCAAGTGGTTCGTCGACGGACTGCAGAACGGCGGCATCGGCTTCGGCGGCGAGGAATCCGCCGGCGCGTCCTTCCTGCGTCACAACGGCAAGGTCTGGTCCACCGACAAGGACGGCCTGATCCTGAACCTGCTCGCCGCCGAGATCACCGCCGTCACCGGCAAGACCCCTTCGCGGCGCTACGCGGAACTGGCCGAGGAGTTCGGTGCCCCCGCCTACGCGCGCACGGACGCCCCGGCGACCCGCGAGCAGAAGGCCATCCTGAAGAAGCTCTCCCCGGAACAGGTCACCGCCACCGAGCTCGCCGGCGAGGCGATCACCGCGAAGCTCACCCGCGCGCCGGGCAATGCCGCCCCCATCGGTGGGCTCAAGGTGACCACCGGGAACGCCTGGTTCGCCGCCCGCCCCTCCGGCACCGAGGACAAGTACAAGATCTACGCCGAGTCCTTCCGTGGCGAAGATCACCTCCGTCAGGTGCAGGACGAGGCGCAGGCCGTCGTCAGCGCCGTGCTCGGACAGTAG
- a CDS encoding alanine/glycine:cation symporter family protein has product MENVQNVLDWLGGIVWGPFVLIPLLLGTGLYLTIRLGAIQFRTLGRALRHGLIDRSDTDGKGDISNYQALTTALAATVGVGNIVGVATALAVGGPGALFWIWVTGLVGMASKYTEAFLGVRFRTTDAKGEQSGGPQYYLKRGIPGPVGKVLAFLFAVFAVIASFGIGNLTQANAVATNMEGTFGVDPWISGILMFVFVGAVLLGGIQAIGRVTSAFVPLMILLYVTGGIVVLVLLAEDIPAALSLIFTDAFTGTAATGGFVGAGFMLAIQFGVARGIFSNESGMGSAAIAAAAAKTSHPVRQGLVSMTQTFIDTLIVVTITGLVIVTTGVWDTGRESAGVMTADAFSVALPGDWGGTIVALSVIFFAFSTILGWSYYGERSLESLIGRRGTVPYRMLFTVVVFIGATVELGLVWSFSDLANGLMALPNLIGLLILSGLVARETRAYLKFDPKLNKTPEDVQTFLRQQGTDWK; this is encoded by the coding sequence ATGGAAAACGTGCAGAACGTCCTCGACTGGCTCGGAGGCATCGTGTGGGGGCCCTTCGTCCTCATCCCCCTCCTGCTGGGTACCGGTCTCTATCTGACGATCCGGCTCGGGGCGATCCAGTTCCGGACCCTGGGACGGGCGCTGCGTCACGGGCTGATCGACCGCAGCGACACGGACGGCAAGGGCGACATCTCCAACTACCAGGCGTTGACCACCGCGCTGGCCGCCACCGTGGGCGTGGGCAATATCGTCGGCGTGGCCACCGCCCTGGCGGTGGGAGGGCCCGGCGCGTTGTTCTGGATCTGGGTGACCGGCCTGGTGGGCATGGCCTCCAAGTACACCGAGGCCTTCCTGGGTGTGCGATTCCGCACCACCGACGCCAAGGGGGAGCAGTCCGGTGGTCCGCAGTACTACCTCAAGCGCGGTATCCCCGGCCCCGTCGGCAAGGTGCTGGCCTTCCTCTTCGCCGTCTTCGCGGTGATCGCCTCCTTCGGCATCGGCAATCTCACCCAGGCCAATGCGGTGGCGACCAACATGGAGGGCACCTTCGGCGTCGATCCATGGATCTCGGGCATCCTCATGTTCGTGTTCGTCGGCGCCGTACTGCTCGGGGGCATTCAGGCCATCGGTCGGGTGACCTCCGCCTTCGTCCCGCTGATGATCCTGCTCTACGTCACCGGCGGCATCGTCGTGCTCGTGCTCCTCGCCGAGGACATCCCGGCCGCGCTGTCCCTCATCTTCACGGACGCGTTCACCGGCACCGCGGCCACGGGCGGCTTCGTCGGTGCGGGCTTCATGCTGGCCATCCAGTTCGGTGTCGCCCGCGGCATCTTCTCCAACGAGTCGGGCATGGGTTCCGCCGCCATCGCCGCCGCCGCGGCCAAGACCTCCCACCCGGTGCGTCAGGGCCTGGTCTCCATGACGCAGACCTTCATCGACACCCTGATCGTCGTCACCATCACCGGCCTGGTCATCGTCACCACGGGCGTCTGGGACACCGGCCGCGAGTCCGCCGGCGTGATGACCGCCGACGCCTTCTCCGTGGCGCTGCCGGGTGACTGGGGCGGCACGATCGTGGCCCTGTCGGTCATCTTCTTCGCGTTCTCCACGATCCTCGGCTGGTCCTACTACGGTGAGCGCTCGCTGGAGTCGCTGATCGGGCGCCGTGGCACCGTCCCCTACCGCATGCTGTTCACCGTCGTGGTGTTCATCGGCGCGACCGTGGAGCTGGGCCTGGTGTGGTCCTTCTCCGACCTGGCCAACGGCCTGATGGCGCTGCCGAACCTCATCGGCCTGCTCATCCTCTCCGGCCTGGTGGCCCGCGAGACCAGGGCCTACCTGAAGTTCGACCCCAAACTGAACAAGACCCCGGAGGACGTGCAGACCTTCCTGCGGCAGCAGGGCACGGACTGGAAGTAA
- a CDS encoding fluoride efflux transporter family protein, producing the protein MLRDALTVAAGAALGALARFAVEHVLGAGMWPLLAVNVLGSLLMGALRPGLFWGTGVLGGFTSFSTFAVLTADSSAAGAAGYVAATVIGCVGAWLLGDRWARSARSARRRKAGGR; encoded by the coding sequence GTGCTTCGTGACGCCCTGACCGTGGCGGCCGGCGCGGCCCTCGGCGCGCTGGCCCGTTTCGCGGTCGAGCACGTCCTGGGAGCCGGGATGTGGCCGCTGCTGGCGGTCAACGTCCTCGGCTCCCTGCTCATGGGCGCACTACGCCCGGGGTTGTTCTGGGGCACGGGTGTCCTCGGCGGATTCACCAGCTTCTCGACGTTCGCGGTGCTCACCGCCGACAGTTCCGCTGCGGGGGCCGCGGGCTACGTCGCGGCCACCGTCATCGGCTGCGTCGGTGCGTGGCTGCTCGGTGACCGGTGGGCCCGATCGGCGCGGTCGGCGCGGCGTCGGAAAGCGGGTGGCCGGTGA